A region of Herpetosiphonaceae bacterium DNA encodes the following proteins:
- a CDS encoding oligopeptide/dipeptide ABC transporter ATP-binding protein: DMSLMVEFSDRIGIMYAGAIVELAPAKELFNNPIHPYTQGLLSSFPPLTGPKQKLTGIPGSPPNLIDPPSGCRFHPRCTLCQPIETRVTPKLREVRPGHWVAYHEGMPLP, translated from the coding sequence CGATATGTCGCTGATGGTCGAGTTCTCCGACCGGATCGGCATCATGTACGCGGGCGCGATCGTGGAGCTGGCACCGGCCAAGGAGCTGTTCAATAACCCGATCCACCCGTACACGCAGGGATTGCTGAGCTCGTTCCCGCCGCTGACCGGCCCGAAGCAGAAGCTCACCGGCATACCGGGATCGCCGCCGAATCTGATCGATCCGCCGTCGGGCTGCCGCTTCCACCCGCGCTGCACGCTCTGCCAGCCGATCGAGACGCGGGTCACGCCGAAGCTGCGCGAGGTGCGGCCAGGGCACTGGGTGGCGTATCACGAGGGGATGCCGCTGCCGTAG
- a CDS encoding ABC transporter ATP-binding protein gives MMTQSAMPLERRDPGAQGTTVLEVRNLTKHFPVGNPFRPRHVHALNDVSFTIDRGQVVALVGESGSGKSTTARLIARLMPPTRGEILFKGRDVLKTEPRKASLSYRNDVQMIFQDPFGSLNPVHTIGYHLERPLLIHKQVQRREVQERVQELLATVGLTPPDEVAQKHPYQLSGGQRQRVAVARALAVNPEIILADEPISMLDVSIRMGVLNLMERLKEERGIGFLYITHDIASARYIGDRTMVMYAGHVVEGAASDELIQNPAHPYTQLLLAAVPNPHAGLTVRKVQARGEVPSLIDPPPGCPFAPRCPKVMDICRQVMPGREYIAKDHWVRCHLYGPGETQPTIGQAAG, from the coding sequence ATGATGACTCAATCTGCTATGCCGCTTGAGCGGCGCGATCCCGGCGCGCAGGGCACCACCGTGCTTGAGGTCCGCAACCTGACCAAGCACTTTCCGGTTGGCAATCCGTTCAGGCCCAGGCACGTCCACGCGCTCAATGATGTCTCGTTCACGATCGACCGGGGCCAGGTGGTCGCGCTGGTCGGCGAATCCGGCAGCGGCAAATCGACGACCGCGCGGCTGATCGCGCGGCTGATGCCGCCCACCAGGGGCGAGATCCTGTTTAAAGGCCGCGACGTGCTCAAGACCGAGCCGCGCAAAGCATCGTTGAGCTACCGCAACGACGTGCAGATGATCTTCCAAGACCCGTTCGGCTCGCTCAATCCCGTCCACACTATCGGCTACCACCTGGAGCGTCCGCTGCTGATCCATAAGCAGGTGCAGCGCCGGGAGGTGCAGGAGCGGGTGCAGGAGTTGCTGGCGACGGTGGGCCTGACGCCGCCCGACGAGGTTGCCCAAAAGCATCCGTACCAACTGTCGGGCGGCCAGCGGCAGCGCGTCGCCGTTGCCAGGGCGCTGGCGGTTAATCCTGAGATCATTCTGGCCGACGAGCCGATCTCGATGCTCGACGTATCGATTCGGATGGGCGTGCTCAACCTGATGGAGCGGCTCAAGGAGGAGCGCGGGATCGGCTTCCTGTACATCACGCACGACATCGCCAGCGCGCGCTACATCGGCGACAGGACGATGGTCATGTATGCCGGGCACGTGGTCGAAGGCGCGGCGAGCGACGAACTAATCCAAAATCCGGCGCATCCCTACACCCAACTGCTACTGGCGGCGGTGCCCAATCCGCACGCGGGCCTGACGGTGCGTAAGGTCCAGGCGCGCGGTGAGGTGCCCTCGCTGATCGACCCGCCGCCCGGCTGCCCGTTTGCCCCGCGCTGCCCGAAGGTGATGGACATCTGCCGCCAGGTCATGCCGGGCCGTGAGTACATCGCCAAGGATCACTGGGTGCGCTGCCATCTGTACGGCCCAGGCGAGACTCAGCCGACGATAGGCCAGGCCGCAGGCTAA